A stretch of Podospora bellae-mahoneyi strain CBS 112042 chromosome 5, whole genome shotgun sequence DNA encodes these proteins:
- a CDS encoding hypothetical protein (COG:A; EggNog:ENOG503P18K): MESTQSTEWRSRKRPYSSSGPDSDDAPDQNDQNLPLVRRRVLSGSGSDSSGEKDRVYDNDCEMQDVPAEGEPSVLATCLGMLVLEQSHLHRLSTEQREFGVSFTGFGNTYTIYSEASGEYCGLLDSEAAECVQVLERISGLQFEASMNRRSKKLKFLLFSDIEEAQDIGNTLASSSLFLQHPSTEDYQGTSYFNPHYLTRPGLTFQEAIETLNQQVHLSKQLTLTEKSEIATVLDQAAGPTIFSEVQVSNCIKTELKHHQKKALAMMVEKEAGNLSNPQFPSLWAATCMLGTEGVPIYQDTVTASTLRSDPPVCLGGILADDMGLGKTLTTLALIAGSIASDPDPERSPRPKANKGQPSAQPGTLVVAPLSTLSNWEEQIKMHLRHRSVTYQIYHGSSRSKHHSSLPTYDIILTTYDTLKADIRSNRSSGVEKSPLHDLVWKRIVLDEAHVIRNPNSKVHQAVCYLRAKHRWCLTGTPIQNRVEDLCSLLGFLRAHPYGEHTKFRTAITDLMENRDVEGYERLSRLFQAVSLRRVKDMDSLDLHLPKRHDVVRLVELDEEETALYNLVKKSSATTFKATGTGRGILQVILRLRQVSNHGADLLPSEILNRLKTADISGLPPSIFDTKRCEVCGDIVGQGMETPERFLGCGHSVCTACLPLNRQDDDDCDPICPICNDSAMGKVKSKPSGRELAKSYRPSSKVRALLVQLDLDKANITTGSGDVPKSVVFSCWAKMLDLVELALQQRGIAFVRIDGTRSEQQRRKALKNFRDTPSCTVLLATLGSAGVGLNLTAASQVHILEPQWNPMVERQAVDRIHRLGQAREVTCFYYVVDTRGSVEQYVRRIRESKNVLISMSMDGTGSLVDETSLTPLKEFMQEVLTDS; the protein is encoded by the exons ATGGAGAGTACCCAGTCGACTGAATGGAGAAGCCGTAAACGACCATACTCATCATCGGGGCCAGACAGTGACGACGCGCCAGATCAGAATGACCAGAATTTACCTTTGGTTCGACGACGGGTGCTTTCCGGGTCAGGCTCGGATAGCTCTGGAGAAAAGGACCGTGTTTATGACAACGACTGTGAGATGCAGGATGTGCCGGCTGAAGGGGAACCTTCAGTCCTGGCAACCTGCCTTGGCATG CTAGTATTAGAGCAATCGCACCTGCATCGTCTAAGTACCGAGCAGAGGGAATTTGGAGTGAGCTTCACGGGCTTCGGCAACACCTACACTATTTATTCAGAGGCGTCAGGCGAATATTGCGGTCTTCTCGACTCGGAGGCAGCTGAATGTGTGCAGGTCCTCGAAAGAATATCTGGTCTTCAGTTTGAAGCATCTATGAATCGACGttccaagaagctcaaatTCCTGCTCTTCAGCGATATAGAGGAAGCTCAAGATATTGGGAATACGCTGGCATCTAGCAGCCTTTTCCTACAACACCCGAGCACGGAAGATTACCAAGGGACGAGTTACTTCAATCCTCATTATCTCACCAGACCAGGCCTCACTTTTCAGGAAGCTATTGAGACCTTGAACCAACAAGTTCACCTCAGCAAGCAGCTGACATTGACTGAGAAATCTGAAATTGCTACGGTTTTGGACCAAGCAGCTGGACCAACAATCTTCTCCGAGGTGCAGGTCAGCAATTGTATCAAGACCGAGTTGAAACA CCACCAGAAGAAGGCATTGGCTATGATGGTTGAAAAAGAGGCCGGGAATCTGTCTAACCCACAGTTTCCCTCACTTTGGGCCGCGACCTGCATGCTTGGCACTGAAGGTGTACCAAT ATACCAGGATACGGTCACTGCAAGTACGCTGCGGTCCGACCCCCCGGTATGCCTTGGGGGAATTCTGGCTGAT GATATGGGCCTTGGGAAGACTTTGACGACACTCGCTCTCATTGCTGGGTCTATTGCAAGTGACCCTGACCCTGAACGTTCACCACGACCAAAAGCCAACAAGGGCCAGCCCTCAGCACAACCAGGCACTTTGGTGGTTGCACCCCTTTCAA CTTTGTCGAACTGGGAAGAGCAGATAAAAAT GCATCTTCGCCATCGTAGTGTGACATACCAAATATACCACGGCTCATCGAGATCAAAACACCACTCGAGCCTGCCAACCTACGACATTATTCTGACCACGTATGACACTCTGAAAGCCGATATCCGGTCCAACCGGTCTTCTGGTGTGGAGAAAAGCCCTCTTCATGATCTAGTCTGGAAAAGGATCGTCCTCGATGAGG CACACGTTATCCGCAACCCAAACTCAAAGGTACACCAGGCTGTGTGTTATCTTCGCGCGAAGCACCGCTGGTGTCTCACAGGTACCCCGATACAAAACCGAGTAGAGGATCTATGTTCGCTCCTAGGATTTCTCAGAGCTCACCCCTACGGAGAGCATACCAAGTTTCGTACCGCAATCACGGATCTCATGGAGAATCGGGATGTTGAAGGGTATGAGAGACTCAGCCGCTTGTTTCAGGCGGTCTCCCTACGCAGGGTCAAAGACATGGACTCCCTTGATCTCCACCTGCCCAAACGGCACGACGTCGTTCGCCTTGTTGAGCTCGATGAGGAAGAGACCGCCCTCTACAACCTTGTCAAGAAATCCTCAGCCACCACATTCAAGGCAACTGGAACCGGTAGAGGCATCTTGCAAGTCATTCTTAGACTACGCCAAGTATCCAACCACGGCGCGGACCTGCTACCTTCCGAGATCCTAAACCGGCTGAAGACTGCTGACATCTCAGGTCTTCCCCCCTCTATTTTTGATACCAAGAGATGTGAAGTTTGCGGGGACATTGTTGGCCAGGGAATGGAAACACCGGAGCGCTTCTTAGGTTGTGGACATTCAGTCTGTACTGCATGTCTCCCTTTGAATCGACAAGACGATGACGATTGCGACCCTATCTGTCCAATTTGCAATGACTCAGCAATGGGTAAGGTCAAGTCCAAGCCATCTGGAAGAGAACTAGCGAAGTCCTATCGCCCTTCGTCAAAGGTTCGAGCCTTACTTGTGCAACTCGACCTTGATAAAGCAAATATCACTACAGGCAGCGGGGATGTGCCCAAGAG CGTAGTGTTTTCATGCTGGGCCAAGATGCTGGACCTGGTCGAGTTAGCGTTGCAACAAAGGGGCATTGCGTTTGTCAGAATCGATGGGACCAGGTCAGAGCAACAGCGAAGAAAGGCTCTTAAAAACTTCCGTGATACTCCATCATGTACCGTGCTCCTAGCGACGTTGGGAAGTGCAGGTGTTGG GTTGAACCTCACTGCTGCTAGCCAGGTGCACATTCTCGAGCCACAATGGAATCCAATGGTGGAGAGGCAAGCAGTAGACCGCATTCACAGACTTGGGCAGGCTCGGGAAGTTACTTGCTTCTACTATGTTGTGGATACGAGGGGTTCTGTTGAGCAGTACGTTCGCCGTATTCGCGAATCCAAGAATGTCCTTATCAGCATGTCCATGGATGGAACAGGCAGCCTGGTCGACGAAACTTCCCTTACACCTCTGAAG GAGTTTATGCAGGAAGTTCTTACGGACAGCTGA
- a CDS encoding hypothetical protein (MEROPS:MER0000440; COG:S; EggNog:ENOG503P0P1): MRALALLISCLAAVGFAHNSTFDEHTEGQKYHGESLAWTPCPISPTLDGDHQLECSNLLVPMDQFNASNNGFNNEKHFNISLIRLRGKNATANGNINILLNPGGPGGSGMSLMYRWGVDISQVVGENFNLLSFDPRGVNASTPYVKCYPTPGNKTQASRNSWTGTDPYNLAESSGNWWASSIIYSQACKQTMGEHGEYINTPQTAADMNSILDAVGQEDLYYWGFSYGTILGQTYATMYPERARRVIIDGVANEFDWFTNWSDRESNDDTDKVFEGFVDECIKAGNQTCPLAQLAETKEELTEKLISTIWALREEPAPIYVNNTVSGLVGFSDVWNNAVFNALYSPLRWAPLAAALTPLVQTGNATAFFLHYMLPSTAESYNDYDEGDANDYIRYNDGVSGAALSPATPEELIPAILEASNNTIFGSQEWPGYFNRRSWAVRKTIDFVPERGVKTAHPLLILSTTYDPVCPLISARSANDAFVGSRLVEVRGYGHCSLAVPSNCVNDIVRQYFVEGVLPESNVVCGPNLPLPYFPAENSTTGATSPVHTTGQAYGCG; this comes from the coding sequence ATGCGAGCACTAGCCCTTTTGATCAGTTGTCTGGCTGCGGTGGGATTTGCCCACAATTCCACATTTGATGAACATACCGAAGGGCAAAAGTACCATGGAGAAAGCCTGGCCTGGACACCATGCCCCATCAGTCCTACTTTAGATGGGGACCACCAACTCGAATGCAGCAATCTGCTGGTTCCCATGGATCAGTTCAACGCAAGCAATAATGGCTTCAACAACGAGAAGCATTTCAACATCTCCCTCATTCGACTAAGAGGCAAAAATGCCACAGCCAacggcaacatcaacatccttCTCAACCCCGGCGGGCCAGGAGGCAGCGGTATGAGTTTAATGTACCGTTGGGGTGTGGATATCAGCCAAGTCGTGGGCGAGAACTTCAACTTGCTCAGCTTTGATCCACGGGGTGTCAACGCATCTACGCCGTATGTCAAGTGCTACCCGACCCCTGGCAACAAAACGCAGGCTTCACGGAACTCTTGGACTGGAACAGACCCCTACAACCTGGCCGAGTCCAGTGGCAATTGGTGGGCTTCAAGTATCATCTACAGCCAGGCTTGCAAACAGACCATGGGCGAACACGGAGAGTACATTAACACACCTCAAACCGCAGCAGATATGAATAGCATTTTGGATGCTGTGGGGCAGGAGGACTTGTACTACTGGGGCTTCAGCTACGGCACCATATTGGGTCAAACCTACGCCACGATGTATCCAGAACGGGCAAGAAGGGTCATCATCGATGGCGTGGCCAACGAGTTTGACTGGTTTACAAACTGGTCCGACAGAGAATCCAATGACGACACGGATAAGGTGTTTGAAGGCTTCGTGGATGAGTGCATCAAGGCAGGCAATCAGACCTGTCCACTGGCTCAGCTGgcagaaacaaaagaagagCTAACCGAGAAACTGATCTCGACTATTTGGGCCCTGAGGGAGGAGCCAGCCCCCATCTACGTTAATAACACTGTTAGCGGTCTTGTCGGCTTCTCAGACGTGTGGAACAACGCCGTCTTCAACGCTTTGTACAGCCCCTTGCGCTGGGCTCCCCTGGCCGCGGCCCTAACTCCGCTTGTACAAACTGGAAACGCGACTGCCTTTTTCCTTCACTACATGCTGCCGTCAACCGCAGAATCATACAATGACTACGATGAAGGAGACGCCAATGACTATATCCGGTACAACGACGGTGTCTCCGGGGCTGCACTGTCACCTGCGACTCCAGAGGAGCTGATTCCCGCCATTCTCGAGGCGAGCAACAACACAATTTTCGGGAGTCAAGAGTGGCCTGGCTACTTCAACAGACGGTCATGGGCAGTTCGCAAGACAATTGACTTTGTTCCTGAGCGAGGAGTCAAAACAGCTCATCCGTTGTTGATTCTGTCGACGACGTATGACCCTGTTTGTCCGCTTATTTCGGCGCGTTCGGCAAATGATGCTTTTGTCGGGTCAAGGCTGGTAGAGGTTCGGGGGTATGGTCATTGCTCGTTGGCGGTTCCTTCTAATTGTGTCAATGACATTGTTAGACAGTActttgtggagggggttcTTCCGGAGAGTAATGTTGTTTGTGGACCAAATTTGCCTTTGCCGTATTTCCCGGCAGAAAACTCCACCACTGGGGCGACATCTCCAGTACACACGACAGGGCAGGCTTACGGATGCGGCTAG
- a CDS encoding hypothetical protein (CAZy:AA7; EggNog:ENOG503P127; COG:C), which produces MMDTRMLRGERPWQLSPPQMRLFRALVVGVLLVSASAKKDEPNFPFETKQLSKRETTNHQNIAFGDPSSVSLNHNRPTCKIGPQDAAWPTLNEWSKLNTTLGGRLLKPSPAPIVCYPGPNYNAAACEFLVGGAARRTRFWLDDPLSVLSPWTQGNTCLLSANVSGPLRSCTQGGFPEYVVNATSVRDVQIAVNFARNNDIRLIIKNTGHDFLGRSSGYGSLSVWTHYLKGIEYLQSYKANQYKGSAVRLGAGTETWEANNAMIAQNFTIAVPKLPTETVGIAGGWFQGGGHSNLASIWGLGADQVLSINLVTADGRFMTANKDTNKDLFFALRGGGGGTYGVVTSIVVKASKGLITLGTATYGFTTGPIAPTTLQNPTANITNTQDFWKGVEIYLAFAKKVVDAGGFGHGDVTYHGNTSFSFAGIFLMPGFSASKTQEFVNPLFQSFRDEAGINITTPVATLVTYAEPGNGTNTAPGSGAFSSRLLPRNNWANSTSISQTSSAIKRAVEKGFNIRTRAYGPKLDLVTGPYAASGVSPHMRSMVIHLTVFSLLDVSSLWVLESTPGEAASNFKAELARLEDATDDIRRVTPGSGAYYNEAGRLEPDWQESFFGGENYGRLLRVKRERDPWGLFWVHKGVGSEGWRVETGDGLTTNNGPLCRV; this is translated from the exons ATGATGGATACCCGCATGCTGAGAGGCGAGAGACCCTGGCAGCTATCACCTCCCCAAATGCGCCTTTTCCGAGCTCTGGTTGTCGGTGTCCTGTTGGTCTCCGCGTCAGCGAAAAAGGATGAACCCAACTTTCCATTCGAGACCAAGCAATTGTCCAAGCGAGAGACGACAAACCATCAAAATATCGCCTTTGGAGATCCCTCCTCGGTGTccctcaaccacaaccgACCGACATGCAAGATTGGACCCCAAGATGCGGCTTGGCCTACCCTGAACGAATGGTCAAAATTGAATACAACGCTCGGTGGCAGGCTCCTGAAGCCATCTCCAGCACCCATTGTCTGTTATCCAGGGCCAAATTACAATGCGGCTGCTTGTGAGTTCCTCGTCGGCGGCGCGGCCAGGCGCACCAGATTCTGGCTTGACGATCCCCTCAGTGTGCTCAGCCCCTGGACTCAGGGGAATACATGTCTGTTATCTGCCAACGTCAGTGGGCCTCTGAGAAGCTGCACACAGGGAGGGTTTCCGGAGTATGTGGTCAATGCTACGTCCGTGAGGGATGTGCAGATAGCTGTCAACTTTGCTCGGAACAATGATATCAGGTTGATCATCAA GAACACGGGTCATGACTTCTTGGGTCGTTCAAGCGGTTACGGATCACTAAGCGTGTGGACACATTACCTAAAGGGCATCGAATATCTCCAAAGCTACAAGGCCAATCAGTACAAGGGCTCAGCAGTCAGGCTCGGTGCTGGAACCGAGACCTGGGAGGCAAACAATGCCATGATCGCGCAGAACTTCACCATCGCCGTGCCCAAGCTCCCCACTGAGACGGTTGGCATCGCTGGCGGCTGGTTCCAAGGAGGCGGCCACTCCAATCTGGCTTCTATCTGGGGCCTTGGAGCCGATCAAGTCCTGAGTATCAACCTTGTCACTGCCGATGGCAGATTCATGACGGCAAACAAGGACACTAACAAAGACCTCTTCTTTGCCCTGcgtggcggaggtggaggcacCTACGGCGTCGTCACCTCGATCGTTGTCAAGGCCTCCAAGGGACTGATCACCCTCGGCACCGCTACCTACGGCTTCACTACAGGTCCAATTGCCCCCACGACGTTACAGAACCCAACCGCCAATATCACCAATACCCAAGACTTTTGGAAAGGGGTAGAGATCTACCTGGCCTTTGCGAAAAAGGTCGTCGACGCCGGCGGCTTCGGCCACGGAGACGTCACCTACCACGGCAACACAAGTTTCTCCTTTGCGGGAATATTCCTTATGCCCGGGTTCTCCGCAAGCAAGACTCAGGAGTTTGTCAATCCGCTGTTCCAGTCGTTCCGTGATGAAGccggcatcaacatcaccactccTGTCGCCACGCTGGTCACCTATGCTGAACCTGGGAATGGGACAAACACCGCGCCGGGAAGCGGTGCTTTCTCTTcacgccttcttccccgaaATAACTGGGCCAACTCAACCAGTATATCTCAGACTTCCAGCGCAATCAAAAGAGCAGTGGAAAAGGGCTTCAACATCCGCACCCGAGCCTACGGTCCAAAGCTCGATCTGGTGACAGGACCCTACGCAGCGAGTGGTGTGAGCCCCCACATGAGAAGTATGGTCATCCACCTGACGGTCTTCTCTCTGCTCGACGTGTCATCGCTCTGGGTGTTGGAGTCCACACCCGGTGAAGCAGCGAGCAATTTCAAGGCAGAGCTGGCTAGGCTGGAGGATGCAACTGATGATATTCGACGGGTGACTCCGGGGAGCGGGGCGTATTACAATGAAGCTGGGAGGTTGGAGCCAGACTGGCAGGAGAGTTtctttgggggggagaattATGGGcggttgttgagggtgaagagggagagggatccttgggggttgttttgggttcataagggggttgggagtgaggggtggagggtggagaCGGGGGATGGGTTGACGACGAATAATGGGCCGTTGTGTAGGGTTTGA
- a CDS encoding hypothetical protein (EggNog:ENOG503NVI8), producing the protein MILKVVQLTSRLAKAFDKVVEVLGVIGENLPEFDRYAKLFEQDEQVKKILCLFYQDILDVHVTLLKFFGGSAWELLFESFWPKVTDKISIIMQRMTTHRALMLEKVTIANITQDIADRERAYKEYEKQHEFQDLQNYRLLRGELSPSLYDDELQQFAGSGPEKSGTWLFENGDFKKWADVNNKTRLCLWLQGIPGAGKTVLTAKTIRYLQSQGQTLLFAFLSYRDERKSKPVKIFQSLVFQLLEEQSMLRPLLHDIYLTNYRKLISNPDFVGDLLGKLLQTSGPTIIVIDGVDEAAESDKSYLVRSLLRVTKSGPNVKLFVSSRMDSAISKELMRSSTELHVEDHNEGDIHELIDMERDDLLSKFRKWDADEATCDRVGRAFQLLKEKSDGMILYAKLMARLLQGLDNEDDIRRELDTLPEGLGQAYGRVIERIESNPVPKDKAAARKILEWIGSATRPLRYEEVIQALVIESGSSGFTKGRKAFRDIVETCGPIIEVVGDYVGFVHFTAKEYLFNGDGKFLDKEESNLHISLACLTYLAFQPLDRIMQHGDSAAICDETSKVLSGDFVLLDYAASEWLSHIGACAQSRHDEQLVQAIRRLYEKRGKPDVHDSTQVSRIFKHKYRALRRDPELVKRLGQSETFLNRSKLDLIEVDGGCSWYGMDPTYISQGIMRFRDLLERSLCTTSPCNLSCNCTKIKRLYGHALFRCPRISCPRYIDGFETDSARFEHHKTHERPYKCSHSDCLFSQLGFRTANDLARHADVTHNHVVNDAVPWKNFTAHHLSESNIVAIIEDTISLNQVGIMTRILSKESGFLRVCCSRNSNESVHCDEYTRGYHNGYQEPFVMDDALRISARAGTTEMMECVIAAAKLAKHKVYAKVDLLAHAIRSGNNDALGVILQHYTAFGEASEEVEIREAGSDSEYDNEKWICFTTVSLFELAFAHANGRAMKALVRAGARPDVRRETFIDVFKTRGHMELMSADNPKTRDTLGRMKVLKLPSLVLQYGLQVAIQRSSAHYAEFCVDMGANVNGKWLNIGEKKRRERPTMLFLAIKSGCGPIFKLLLEHGALLQGDEVEDVESGEIAGMKKIEKYFSMSWKEMMSTFSKSA; encoded by the exons ATGATACTCAAAGTGGTTCAGCTCACGAGCCGGCTGGCCAAGGCATTcgacaaggtggtggaggttctCGGTGTTATTGGCGAGAATCTACCCGAGTTTGACCGTTACGCAAAGCTCTTCGAACAAGACGAACAGGTCAAAAAGATCTTGTGTCTATTCTATCAGGACATTCTCGATGTGCATGTAACACTTCTGAAGTTCTTCGGTGGCAGCG CCTGGGAACTCCTATTCGAATCCTTCTGGCCCAAGGTCACCGACAAGATCAGTATCATAATGCAGCGAATGACAACCCACAGGGCTCTAATGCTGGAAAAGGTCACAATTGCCAACATTACTCAAGACATCGCCGACAGAGAACGCGCCTATAAGGAGTATGAAAAGCAGCATGAATTCCAAGATCTCCAAAATTACCGCTTGCTGAGAGGTGAGCTCTCGCCCTCCTTATACGATGACGAGCTTCAGCAGTTTGCCGGCAGTGGCCCAGAGAAATCAGGCACGTGGTTGTTCGAGAATGGGGATTTCAAAAAGTGGGCCGatgtcaacaacaaaacccGGCTTTGCCTTTGGCTTCAGGGCATACCTGGTGCTG GGAAAACTGTATTGACTGCCAAGACAATCCGGTATCTCCAAAGCCAAGGGCAGACACTCCTGTTTGCGTTCTTGTCGTACCGTGATGAGCGCAAATCGAAACCCGTCAAGATCTTTCAGAGCTTAGTCTTTCAACTTCTTGAGGAACAATCGATGTTGCGCCCATTGTTACATGATATTTACCTCACCAACTACCGAAAGCTTATCTCGAATCCAGACTTCGTGGGGGATTTGCTAGGCAAGCTTTTGCAAACGTCGGGCCCAACGATCATTGTCATTGATGGCGTTGACGAAGCCGCCGAATCAGATAAATCATACCTCGTGCGGTCTCTTCTTCGAGTTACGAAATCTGGGCCGAATGTCAAGCTTTTTGTTAGCAGTCGGATGGATTCAGCGATCAGCAAAGAGTTGATGCGCAGTAGCACAGAGCTTCACGTTGAGGATCACAACGAAGGCGATATTCATGAGTTAATAGACATGGAAAGGGACGATCTCTTGTCAAAATTCCGGAAATGGGATGCTGACGAGGCAACTTGTGACCGAGTTGGCCGAGCCTTTCAACTAttgaaagagaaaagcgaTGGGATGATACTATATGCGAAGCTGATGGCAAGACTGCTACAAGGTCTGGACAATGAAGATGATATCAGACGGGAACTTGATACCTTGCCGGAGGGTCTTGGGCAAGC ATACGGCCGAGTTATCGAACGAATTGAATCAAACCCAGTGCCCAAGGACAAAGCTGCTGCAAGGAAAATTCTGGAATGGATTGGCTCGGCTACACGCCCACTTCGCTACGAGGAGGTCATCCAGGCTTTGGTGATCGAGTCCGGATCATCAGGATTTACGAAAGGGCGTAAAGCGTTTCGGGATATTGTAGAGACCTGCGGGCCAATTAtcgaggtggttggggaCTATGTCGGTTTTGTCCACTTCACTGCTAAGGA GTATCTTTTCAACGGCGACGGAAAATTTCTTGACAAGGAGGAGTCGAATCTTCATATTTCCCTAGCTTGTCTGACCTACTTGGCCTTCCAACCTTTGGACCGCATCATGCAACATGGAGACTCGGCTGCCATATGCGACGAAACCTCAAAGGTCCTGTCTGGCGACTTTGTCTTGCTCGACTATGCTGCTTCGGAATGGCTAAGCCATATCGGCGCTTGTGCTCAGTCCCGCCACGATGAACAGCTCGTCCAGGCAATACGACGGCTTTATGAGAAGCGAGGGAAGCCAGATGTACATGACTCCACTCAAGTCTCCAGGATATTCAAACACAAGTATCGAGCACTTCGAAGAGACCCAGAGCTTGTTAAACGCCTCGGGCAGTCCGAGACTTTTTTGAACAGGTCGAAACTTGACCTCATCGAAGTCGACGGTG GATGTTCATGGTATGGCATGGATCCAACCTATATTTCCCAAGGCATCATGCGGTTTCGGGATCTCCTCGAAAGATCTCTTTGTACCACCTCGCCATGCAACCTTTCTTGCAATTGTACAAAGATCAAAAGACTGTACGGGCATGCTCTATTTAGGTGCCCCCGAATATCTTGTCCCCGATACATTGACGGATTTGAAACTGATTCCGCACGTTTCGAGCACCACAAGACACATGAACGCCCATACAAGTGCTCTCATTCCGATTGTTTGTTCTCCCAACTGGGATTCCGGACCGCAAACGACCTTGCCCGCCATGCGGACGTCACCCACAACCACGTTGTCAACGATGCTGTGCCTTGGAAAAACTTCACAGCCCACCACCTCAGTGAAAGTAACATTGTGGCCATCATAGAAGATACTATCAGTCTGAACCAAGTCGGGATCATGACACGCATTCTATCCAAGGAATCGGGTTTCCTACGCGTCTGCTGTTCCAGAAATTCGAATGAAAGTGTTCACTGCGATGAATATACCAGGGGATACCATAATGGGTATCAAGAGCCCTTTGTGATGGATGATGCACTGAGGATATCAGCAAGAGCAGGAACTACAGAAATGATGGAATGCGTCATTGCGGCTGCCAAACTTGCTAAACACAAGGTTTATGCCAAGGTCGATCTTTTGGCACATGCTATCAGATCAGGGAACAATGATGCTTTGGGCGTTATTCTTCAACACTATACTGCCTTTGGCGAAGCCTCGGAAGAAGTGGAGATCCGTGAAGCTGGCTCGGATTCTGAGTATGACAACGAAAAGTGGATTTGTTTCACCACTGTGTCACTCTTTGAGTTGGCCTTTGCCCACGCCAACGGCCGAGCTATGAAAGCCCTGGTAAGGGCTGGAGCCCGTCCCGATGTTCGTCGAGAGACGTTTATTGATGTGTTCAAGACAAGAGGCCACATGGAACTAATGTCCGCAGACAATCCTAAGACACGAGACACGCTAGGGAGGATGAAAGTTCTAAAGCTCCCAAGTCTGGTGCTGCAATATGGGCTACAGGTCGCTATTCAGCGATCCTCAGCCCATTACGCCGAGTTTTGCGTCGATATGGGTGCCAACGTCAACGGAAAATGGCTCAATATTGGCGAGAAGAAAAGACGCGAACGTCCGACGATGCTATTTCTCGCGATCAAGAGTGGATGTGGGCCCATCTTCAAGTTACTGCTGGAGCACGGGGCTCTTCTACAGGGGGATGAAGTGGAGGATGTCGAATCTGGGGAGATTgctgggatgaagaagattgaaAAGTACTTTTCTATGTCTTGGAAGGAAATGATGTCGACGTTTTCGAAGAGTGCGTGA